In Pangasianodon hypophthalmus isolate fPanHyp1 chromosome 3, fPanHyp1.pri, whole genome shotgun sequence, a single genomic region encodes these proteins:
- the asrgl1 gene encoding isoaspartyl peptidase/L-asparaginase → MLPVVVVHGGAGHVPKERAELSIAGMQEAARLGYAILKSGGTAMDAVVETVAMLENNPAFNAGRGSVLNLKGEVEMDALVMDGRTLACGAVSAVRRVANPIHLARLVMDKTSHVCLTAEGASQFARAMGIPEVPEESLITDYARKRWKDNLHKDANPVECQIGKMGTVGAVAVDVQGNIACATSTGGMINKMEGRVGDTPCIGCGGYADNQIGAVSPTGHGEAIMKIVLSRLILFHMEQGKSPKEASDMALAYMKERVSGLGGVVVVDPKGTWAARFSSQQMPWAAAQQEQLHYGMFHGEDFTEPV, encoded by the exons ATGTTGCCTGTTGTGGTAGTCCATGGTGGTGCAGGTCATGTTCCCAAGGAACGAGCTGAGCTCTCCATTGCCGGGATGCAGGAAGCAGCAAGGTTGGGGTATGCCATTCTGAAGTCTGGAGGCACTGCCATGGACGCTGTGGTAGAAACCGTTGCCATGCTGGAAAATAACCCAGCATTTAATGCAG GTCGAGGCTCAGTGTTGAATCTGAAGGGAGAAGTGGAGATGGATGCTCTGGTGATGGATGGGCGCACATTGGCCTGTGGTGCCGTGTCTGCAGTCAGGAGAGTGGCTAACCCTATTCACCTGGCCAGGCTGGTCATGGACAAG ACTAGTCACGTGTGTCTGACGGCCGAAGGGGCTTCCCAGTTTGCCAGGGCCATGGGGATCCCTGAAGTGCCTGAGGAGTCTCTGATCACAGACTATGCCAGGAAGCGATGGAAGGACAACCTGCATAAAGATGCCAACCCTGTGGAGTGCCAAAT AGGTAAGATGGGCACAGTTGGAGCAGTAGCTGTGGATGTGCAGGGAAACATCGCATGTGCTACCTCTACAGGTGGCATGATAAACAAGATGGAGGGTCGTGTGGGAGACACTCCATGCATTG ggtgtggaGGCTATGCAGATAACCAGATTGGGGCTGTATCACCGACTGGTCATGGAGAAGCCATCATGAAAATCGTTCTGTCCAGGCTTATTCTCTTCCACATGGAGCAAG GAAAAAGCCCTAAGGAGGCAAGTGACATGGCCCTGGCCTACATGAAGGAACGAGTCAGTGGTCTGGGTGGAGTGGTGGTTGTGGACCCTAAAGGGACCTGGGCAGCTCGCTTCAGCAGCCAACAGATGCCATGGGCTGCAGCACAGCAAGAGCAGCTCCACTACGGGATGTTCCACGGAGAGGACTTTACTGAGCCTGTATAG